In the genome of Shewanella denitrificans OS217, the window AGCCGATAGAGTGAAATATGCACAGCAAGCAGCCCTGCAATTTAACGCCATAGTGGTACTAAAAGGGGCCAATACTGTAATAACCGATGGAAAGCGCGTGTTTATTAATCCTACCGGCAACAGTGCGTTGGCCAAAGCGGGTACGGGGGATGTGTTAACCGGAATGATAACGGGATTTTGCGCCCAAGGGGTTTCTCCCTTAAATGCAGCGTGTTTAGGGGTCTATTTACATGGTTTAGCTGGGGATATCGCCGCACTAGCGCTTAGCCCTTACAGCATGTTGGCATCTGATTTAATTAACTTTATTCCTAAGGCCCTTATTAGGGTCTTACAGGCTAAATATCAGAATTGATAGCCATGGGCAGCTATCATGCCTGCAAACAGGGCTGCTAGGCTCAAACTCAGTAAAACAAGGTGCATGAGCTGCAATACCTTAAAGGTACGCCGACTGTTTTGTATCGCCTGTGTGTGGAACCAGCGATGTAAAAATAATGGCTCAAGCACAAACAAGACTAAGCTAAACAATGTCCAGACGAAGATCATCAGATGCAGCCACCACTGGCTAGGCTCAAGCAAACGTGACCAAGCATTCATAACATGGAGCATATAAAAACCAGAAGCCCCTGCAACTAAGGTGGACAGCTTAGCTTGAGTGCTAAAGCAGCCCTCTAAGCGCTCAAACTGAGTTAATCTCTGGTCTGCATCGGCATCGCGCCTAAGGGCAGGTATCAGCACTGTCGTCACAAAAGCCACCCCGCCAATCCAAAACACTATGGCTAACACATGCAAGGCTTTAGCAATAATAAAATACTGAAAGTTCAAATGACTTAACCTCAATCAACCGAGAGTGATACCCATTGAATGAGTGAATCATGCACTGTGAAGCTTCACAAGCTTGATATTAAAGACTCTCGACTTAGGTCACAGTTAAAATCAAATAGACATAAAAAAGCAGTCACTAAAAAGTGACTGCTTGGATTGTGCACAGATGAGTATATCCCGTTACGCTTCCTGCTCTAGCATTTCACTGTGATCCTGAAACACTTCTGCTATACGTATGCGGTAGGATTTAAACATCAAAGGAATAATCCCTGATTCAGCCGCAATACTGTGGGCCATCTGGTTGCGCCAATGAGTAATAGAGTCAATATCCTCCCAAAATGACAGACTTAATACTTTGCCATCATCGGTTAAGCTCTGAAAACGCTCAATGGAAATCAAACCTTTACGCCCTTCCAAGTATTTACGCATTTCTTGAGCCACATGCAAGTACTCACTCTTGCCTTCTACTGTGGGGACAACTTCAAATATAACGGCAATCATGGCACTCTCCTGCTAAGGTTTTTTCACATTGATAATTACAAGATTGAATAGACTGATTTAATTAATTTTTAGTCCCTTTGATACTGTATACCAGAGGTAAAGGGTTCTCGCCAACCAACTGGGAAAATCGCTTAGGCTCTCGCTCCTCTAAACCATCGAAACAATCGAAGGGACTGAAGGGAAATTCATTCACCATATCTATCTTGATACCGGCATTGATCAATGCGGTGATCACTCGGCTTAATGGGTGGGACCATGACGCCATGCTGGCTTGTTTGCCATCACAATTCTCTGTATAGGTGCCTTCATCACACACAAAGGGCGCTGGGGCATAAAAATAGCTTTCGCCATCCAATAAATCACGAATGGGATGAAATTCAGCCATATAAAAACAGCCGCCACTTTTCAAACTATCGGCAATCACTTCGGCCCAAGTATCTATGCAAGGTAGCCAGCAAATAGTGCCAAATGAGGTAAACACAATATCAAACTCGGCTTTGGCCTGCTCACCAAAACTGTAGACATCGCTACAAATAAAACACGCATCTAAGTTTAAGGCATGATTTAACTCGCGGGCCTTAT includes:
- a CDS encoding antibiotic biosynthesis monooxygenase family protein; protein product: MIAVIFEVVPTVEGKSEYLHVAQEMRKYLEGRKGLISIERFQSLTDDGKVLSLSFWEDIDSITHWRNQMAHSIAAESGIIPLMFKSYRIRIAEVFQDHSEMLEQEA
- a CDS encoding class I SAM-dependent methyltransferase, coding for MSVSSYFSLNQKAWDERAKVHFDSQFYDVNGFMQGQSSLTEIESSELTEIEVKGKKMLHLQCHFGLDSLSWARLGAKVTGVDFSEPAINKARELNHALNLDACFICSDVYSFGEQAKAEFDIVFTSFGTICWLPCIDTWAEVIADSLKSGGCFYMAEFHPIRDLLDGESYFYAPAPFVCDEGTYTENCDGKQASMASWSHPLSRVITALINAGIKIDMVNEFPFSPFDCFDGLEEREPKRFSQLVGENPLPLVYSIKGTKN